A single Gammaproteobacteria bacterium DNA region contains:
- a CDS encoding PAS domain S-box protein, giving the protein MASMTKKAVEGSSGEPVLQQDRICVDLSTFSQGPVMVFRWGNEQHWPVEFVTPNVALVLGYTEAEFCAGHIRYDAIIHPDDRQRVADEVAHFSAVGATQFRHEDYRMVARDGTQCWVEDHTQIVRDAAGRISHYQGYVLDVSVRKKAEQTLRESELRFRGIAESMSDWIWEVDAQGVYTYCSGRVEDILGYRPEEIIGRTPFDFMPADEAEKIANAFAEIVAGQAPIKDLENWNLTREGHRVCLLTNGVPLFDEAGNLAGYRGVDSDITARKIAEEQLIQAKLVAESASQAKSEFLSRMSHELRTPLNAILGFTELMMELDDDPLTDEQRESLGIIQGAGQHLLSLINEVLDLARIDAGKLQLSCKDVAWRKVLAQSVEFILPSLQKQGLSLVDETSPQGPLLVRADELRLRQVLLNLLSNAVKYNRPQGRVILRSVLSATGVLRIEVTDTGEGLTEAQLAELFQPFNRLPKEGGAIDGVGIGLVISQRLMELMGGVIGVQCTPGEGCTFWLELPTAAD; this is encoded by the coding sequence ATGGCATCGATGACGAAAAAGGCGGTAGAGGGCTCCAGTGGTGAGCCGGTATTGCAGCAGGACAGGATCTGTGTGGACCTGTCGACCTTTAGCCAGGGGCCGGTGATGGTGTTTCGGTGGGGCAATGAGCAACACTGGCCCGTTGAGTTCGTCACCCCCAATGTCGCCCTGGTGCTGGGTTATACCGAGGCCGAGTTTTGCGCGGGCCATATCCGGTACGACGCCATTATCCATCCTGACGACCGGCAACGGGTGGCTGACGAGGTCGCGCATTTTTCCGCTGTGGGCGCCACGCAGTTTCGGCATGAGGACTACCGCATGGTGGCCAGGGACGGCACGCAGTGCTGGGTCGAGGACCACACCCAGATTGTGCGGGATGCTGCGGGCCGTATCAGCCACTATCAGGGCTATGTGCTGGACGTATCGGTGCGCAAAAAGGCCGAGCAGACCCTGCGTGAGAGTGAGCTGCGCTTTCGGGGCATCGCCGAGAGTATGTCGGACTGGATCTGGGAAGTGGATGCCCAGGGCGTGTACACCTACTGCTCGGGACGGGTGGAGGACATCCTCGGTTATCGCCCCGAGGAGATCATTGGCCGCACCCCCTTCGACTTTATGCCAGCGGATGAGGCGGAGAAGATCGCCAACGCCTTCGCGGAGATTGTCGCCGGCCAGGCCCCCATCAAGGATCTGGAAAACTGGAACCTGACCAGGGAGGGGCATCGGGTGTGCCTGCTGACCAATGGGGTGCCGCTGTTTGACGAGGCGGGCAATCTGGCCGGGTACCGGGGTGTGGATTCCGATATCACGGCGCGCAAGATCGCGGAGGAACAGCTGATCCAGGCCAAGTTGGTCGCCGAGAGCGCTAGTCAGGCCAAGTCGGAATTCCTCTCGCGCATGAGCCATGAGCTGCGCACGCCCCTCAATGCCATCCTGGGGTTTACCGAGCTGATGATGGAGCTGGATGACGACCCACTGACGGATGAACAGCGGGAGTCCCTGGGCATCATTCAGGGCGCGGGCCAGCACCTGCTCAGCCTGATCAACGAGGTACTGGACCTGGCCAGGATCGACGCGGGCAAGCTACAGCTCAGCTGCAAGGATGTCGCCTGGCGCAAGGTGCTCGCACAGAGTGTGGAATTTATCCTGCCCTCGCTGCAGAAACAGGGCCTGAGCCTGGTGGACGAGACCTCCCCGCAGGGACCGCTGCTGGTGCGGGCCGATGAGCTGCGGCTGCGTCAGGTGCTGCTCAACCTGCTGTCCAATGCGGTGAAATACAACCGTCCCCAGGGCCGCGTGATCCTGCGCTCGGTGCTGAGTGCGACGGGTGTCCTGCGCATCGAGGTGACCGACACCGGCGAAGGCCTGACCGAGGCACAGCTGGCCGAGCTGTTTCAGCCCTTCAATCGCCTGCCCAAGGAAGGCGGCGCCATCGATGGCGTGGGTATCGGGCTGGTGATTTCCCAGCGCCTGATGGAATTGATGGGCGGCGTCATCGGGGTGCAGTGCACCCCCGGTGAAGGTTGTACCTTCTGGCTGGAACTGCCCACCGCTGCCGATTGA
- the ilvD gene encoding dihydroxy-acid dehydratase: protein MPVYRSRTTTHGRNMAGARALWRATGMKDGDFDKPIVAIANSFTQFVPGHVHLKDMGQLVAREVEKAGGVAKEFNTIAVDDGIAMGHSGMLYSLPSREIIADSVEYMVNAHCADALVCISNCDKITPGMLNAAMRLNIPTVFVSGGPMESGKSVIGGQEVHLDLVDAMVSAVDPKADDATVMQMERSACPTCGSCSGMFTANSMNCLTEALGLSLPGNGSMLATHADRERLFKEAGHLVVKLAKAWYEGDDASVLPRSIASFAAFENAMCLDIAMGGSTNTILHLLAAAQEGGVPFTMDDIDRLSRKVPHLCKVAPSTQKYHMEDVHRAGGVMGILGELDRAGLLNNELPMIHAKSLKVALEQWDVMQTQDEKVKTFFRAGPGNVPTQTAFSQDKRWPDLDTDRENGCIHNIEHAFSTEGGLAVLYGNIAEDGCVVKTAGVDESILKFSGPARIFESQDTAVEGILGDKIVAGDVVIIRYEGPRGGPGMQEMLYPTSYIKSKGLGKVCALLTDGRFSGGTSGLSIGHASPEAAEGGAIGLVEEGDTIEIDIPNRSIRVAISDGELAARRTAMEARGPKAWKPVNRDRQVSAALRAYAAMTTSASKGAVRDVSQVEKG from the coding sequence ATGCCCGTATACCGTTCCCGAACCACTACCCATGGCCGCAACATGGCCGGTGCCCGTGCCCTGTGGCGCGCCACCGGCATGAAGGATGGCGACTTTGACAAGCCTATTGTCGCCATCGCCAATTCGTTTACCCAGTTTGTGCCTGGGCATGTGCACCTGAAGGACATGGGCCAGCTGGTGGCGCGCGAGGTGGAGAAGGCCGGCGGCGTGGCCAAGGAATTCAACACCATCGCGGTGGATGACGGCATTGCCATGGGTCACAGCGGCATGCTGTATTCGCTGCCCTCCCGCGAGATCATCGCCGACTCGGTGGAGTACATGGTCAACGCCCATTGTGCCGATGCCCTGGTCTGCATCTCCAACTGCGACAAGATCACCCCCGGTATGTTGAATGCGGCGATGCGCCTGAACATCCCCACGGTGTTTGTGTCCGGCGGGCCGATGGAATCGGGCAAGTCGGTGATTGGGGGCCAGGAGGTACACCTGGATCTGGTGGACGCCATGGTGTCCGCCGTTGATCCCAAGGCCGATGACGCGACCGTGATGCAGATGGAACGCTCCGCCTGCCCCACCTGCGGCTCCTGTTCCGGCATGTTCACCGCCAATTCCATGAACTGTCTCACCGAGGCGCTGGGTCTGTCGTTGCCGGGTAACGGCTCGATGCTGGCTACGCACGCCGATCGCGAACGCCTGTTCAAGGAGGCGGGGCATCTCGTCGTCAAGCTGGCCAAGGCCTGGTACGAAGGCGACGATGCCTCGGTGCTGCCGCGCTCCATCGCCAGCTTCGCGGCCTTCGAAAACGCCATGTGCCTGGACATCGCCATGGGCGGCTCGACCAATACGATTTTGCATCTGCTGGCGGCGGCGCAGGAAGGCGGCGTGCCGTTCACCATGGACGATATCGACCGGCTGTCGCGCAAGGTGCCGCACCTGTGCAAGGTAGCCCCGTCGACGCAGAAATATCACATGGAAGACGTGCATCGCGCCGGCGGCGTGATGGGCATTCTCGGCGAGCTGGACCGCGCCGGCCTGCTCAACAACGAGCTGCCGATGATTCACGCCAAGAGTCTGAAAGTGGCCCTGGAACAGTGGGACGTGATGCAGACCCAGGACGAAAAGGTGAAAACCTTTTTCCGCGCCGGCCCCGGCAATGTGCCGACCCAGACCGCCTTCAGTCAGGACAAACGCTGGCCGGATCTCGATACCGATCGTGAGAACGGCTGTATCCACAACATCGAACACGCCTTCAGTACCGAGGGTGGCCTGGCGGTGTTGTACGGCAATATCGCCGAGGACGGTTGCGTGGTGAAGACCGCGGGCGTGGACGAGTCCATCCTCAAGTTCTCCGGTCCGGCGCGTATCTTCGAGAGTCAGGATACGGCAGTGGAAGGCATCCTCGGTGACAAAATCGTCGCCGGCGACGTGGTGATCATTCGCTACGAAGGCCCGCGCGGCGGGCCGGGCATGCAGGAGATGCTGTATCCCACCAGTTACATCAAATCGAAAGGCCTGGGCAAGGTCTGCGCCCTGTTGACCGACGGGCGTTTTTCCGGCGGCACCTCGGGCCTGTCCATCGGCCATGCCTCGCCGGAGGCCGCCGAGGGCGGCGCCATCGGGCTGGTGGAAGAGGGCGATACCATCGAGATCGACATCCCCAATCGCAGCATTCGTGTCGCGATCTCCGATGGAGAGCTGGCGGCGCGTCGGACGGCGATGGAGGCCCGGGGTCCCAAGGCCTGGAAGCCGGTCAATCGTGATCGTCAGGTATCGGCCGCCCTGCGTGCCTATGCGGCGATGACCACCTCGGCCTCGAAGGGCGCGGTGCGGGATGTGAGTCAGGTGGAGAAGGGTTGA
- a CDS encoding TIGR04211 family SH3 domain-containing protein produces the protein MIKRSRLFFAFCMLCLAATASAEVRYVVDTLIITMRSGQSTQHQILRTWPSNTKLEVLETAEDYSRVRGPDGTEGWVLNQYITAKPTAKLLLEAANQELAKLKTRNEQLTTELGALRDKEGNLSKEQQTLSRENKKQLEELTHLRRVAAKPLQLENENQQLKKDLLKLESEHDLLRQENQMLGDSSDREWFINGAITVFFSVLLGVFLPSLRRRKKSGWGAL, from the coding sequence ATGATTAAACGATCTCGCCTGTTTTTCGCCTTCTGCATGTTGTGCCTGGCTGCCACCGCCTCAGCGGAGGTACGCTACGTGGTCGACACCCTGATCATTACCATGCGCTCGGGACAAAGCACCCAGCATCAGATCCTGCGCACCTGGCCCAGCAACACCAAACTCGAGGTCCTCGAGACGGCGGAAGACTACAGCAGGGTCCGCGGCCCGGATGGCACCGAGGGCTGGGTACTGAACCAGTACATCACCGCCAAGCCCACGGCAAAACTCCTGCTGGAGGCCGCCAATCAGGAACTGGCCAAGCTGAAAACCCGCAATGAACAACTCACCACCGAGCTTGGCGCGCTGCGAGATAAAGAGGGCAACCTGAGCAAAGAGCAGCAAACACTGTCCCGCGAAAACAAAAAACAGCTGGAAGAACTGACCCATCTGCGCCGGGTCGCCGCCAAACCCCTGCAACTGGAAAACGAAAATCAGCAGCTGAAAAAGGACCTGCTGAAACTGGAGAGCGAGCATGACCTGCTACGCCAGGAAAATCAGATGCTGGGTGACAGCTCAGACCGGGAATGGTTTATCAACGGTGCGATCACCGTCTTTTTCAGCGTCCTGCTGGGGGTTTTCCTGCCCAGCCTGCGACGCCGCAAGAAATCGGGCTGGGGGGCCCTGTAG
- a CDS encoding c-type cytochrome, whose amino-acid sequence MMKRIGLWAALITMMAAVGSVGAETTIAGGMVPGEGDAKAGKEKSELCQGCHGADGISIDPATYPNLAGQFAGYIFKQVQDFQLGNRQDDTMSAMAAMVASREDLQDIASYFASQKPMQGQPSGNTIAKTGAKIFENGNKELGTYAACVRCHGENGKGKGKDNSLFPVIGGQQKAYLIKQLNDFKADRRANDPAGMMAMVAKGLSDKEIEAVAEYVSGL is encoded by the coding sequence ATGATGAAAAGAATCGGTCTATGGGCAGCACTCATCACGATGATGGCGGCTGTAGGGAGCGTGGGTGCAGAGACGACGATCGCCGGTGGTATGGTGCCGGGCGAGGGCGATGCGAAGGCCGGCAAGGAAAAATCCGAGCTGTGTCAGGGTTGCCACGGCGCCGATGGCATCAGTATTGATCCAGCCACATACCCGAACCTGGCGGGTCAGTTTGCCGGTTATATCTTCAAGCAGGTCCAGGACTTTCAGTTGGGCAATCGCCAGGATGACACCATGAGCGCCATGGCGGCGATGGTGGCCAGCCGTGAAGACCTGCAGGACATCGCCAGCTATTTTGCCAGCCAGAAACCGATGCAGGGTCAGCCTTCCGGTAATACCATCGCCAAGACCGGCGCCAAGATCTTTGAAAATGGCAACAAAGAGCTGGGTACCTATGCCGCCTGTGTGCGTTGCCACGGTGAAAACGGCAAGGGCAAGGGCAAGGACAACTCGCTGTTCCCGGTGATCGGCGGCCAGCAGAAGGCCTACCTCATCAAGCAGCTGAATGACTTCAAGGCCGACCGGCGGGCGAACGATCCGGCGGGCATGATGGCCATGGTCGCCAAAGGCCTGAGTGACAAAGAGATTGAGGCTGTGGCGGAGTATGTCTCTGGTCTGTAA